The window CTTGTCAAGTGCGACCCGAACCGTCATCTAGAGGGCCACGCAGCCCGCCGGCTTGCGACGCGAGCCTTTATCGATGATCGTCTTCAATCGGGTTTCCAAATCCTATGCGACCCGCAACGGGCGCCATTACGTCCTCGATAACGTCAGTTTCGCGATCGAAAAAGGCCAATCGGTCGGCGTATGCGGGCACAATGGCGCGGGCAAGTCGACCTTGCTGCGCCTGATCGCCGGCGTCGAACAGCCGAGCAGCGGCACGATCCGACGCGGCATGTCGGTGTCCTGGCCGCTCGGCCTGTCGAGCAGTTTCCAGAGCAGCCTGAGCGGGGCCGACAATGCGCGCTTCATCGCCCGCATCTATGGCCGTCCGGTCGACGACACGCTCGCTTTCGTCGAGGATTTCGCCGAGCTGGGCAATTATCTGCGCATGCCTCTGCGCACCTATTCGGCCGGTATGATGGCGCGCCTCGCTTTCGCGGTGTCGCTCGCCGTCTCGTTCGACTGTTACCTGATCGACGAGATCACGGCGGTCGGCGACGAGCGGTTCCAGGATCGCTGCCGCGAAGCGCTGCTGCAACGCAGGCAGGAACGCAGCCTGATCATGGTGTCGCACGACCCCGCCACGCTCCGCGAATATTGCGATCGGGGCATGGCCGTGCGAGCCAGCGAAGTGCTGCAGTTCGACAGCATCGACGAGGCGATCGCGAGCCATTTCGCGCACGCCTGAACCCGCGGCCGTTTACGCGCGGTGTTCGCGAATGCCGGCGGTGACGATCATGAAAAAGGCATAGACCAACAGCGCACCGAGCAGGATGGTCGCCAGCGTGCGAAGCGGTTTGGGATAGACCGGCTTTTCCGGCGCGGTGGGCCGGACCACGGGGATCACGAACAATTGTTCCTTTTCGACGCGGTCGTTGGCGGACTGCAGCCCGAGCCGCGAAGCTTCGTAACGCTTGGCCGCAAGCTCCTGTTTCAGGCTGAGTTCTTCATATTCACCGAGCCGCTGCGATACCGCGCCGGGGGAGCCGGTCAGTCGGCCGCGATTGCGCGATGCCGCCGCTTCGAGGCTGCTGACATAGCCCTGCATAGCCACGACCTGCGGGCTGGCGGGGCTGAGATAGCGGCGCATGTCGGCGAGCCGGGCCCGCTGACGATCGATTTCGGCCTGTTGGGTGAGCGCCTGTTCCTGCTCGCCCTTGCCGCTGCTTTGCGGGTCGATGTCGC is drawn from Sphingopyxis sp. OPL5 and contains these coding sequences:
- a CDS encoding ABC transporter ATP-binding protein, producing the protein MIVFNRVSKSYATRNGRHYVLDNVSFAIEKGQSVGVCGHNGAGKSTLLRLIAGVEQPSSGTIRRGMSVSWPLGLSSSFQSSLSGADNARFIARIYGRPVDDTLAFVEDFAELGNYLRMPLRTYSAGMMARLAFAVSLAVSFDCYLIDEITAVGDERFQDRCREALLQRRQERSLIMVSHDPATLREYCDRGMAVRASEVLQFDSIDEAIASHFAHA